From Mauremys mutica isolate MM-2020 ecotype Southern chromosome 17, ASM2049712v1, whole genome shotgun sequence, one genomic window encodes:
- the LOC123351359 gene encoding serum amyloid P-component-like, whose protein sequence is MQKLQLWLLLLTSLSRAVAQTDKPAARIQPRPPYPSPGKELQLQCDVPGDPGPLEFLWTKEGSDVPLQINPDRILTLPPVGKNETGTYICTATSAGGSSVAKYSLEMIDLVRKVFVFPRASNDSYVILKPKPEQPLQNFTVCLRSYTDLPRPYALFSYATKAHDNEILLFKPKPGEYRLYVGGEFVTFRVPETRMEWEHVCAGWESATGIAEFWVNGKPLPRKGLRKGYSISAEAVIILGQEQDSFGGGFELPESFVGEITDVYMWDHVLYNMESLMWGGYFSRYIFGWNNLHYELVGDVFLKHKLLF, encoded by the exons ATGCAGAAGCTGCAGCTttggctcctcctcctcactaGCCTCTCGAGAGCCGTGGCCCAGACAG ACAAGCCAGCAGCGAGGATCCAGCCGCgtcccccctaccccagcccgggCAAAGAGCTACAGCTGCAGTGTGACGTCCCGGGGGATCCTGG CCCCCTGGAGTTCCTGTGGACAAAGGAAGGCAGCGATGTCCCCCTGCAGATAAACCCTGACCGCATCCTCACCCTCCCCCCCGTTGGCAAGAATGAAACTGGCACCTACATCTGCACGGCCACCAGTGCCGGGGGCAGCTCCGTGGCCAAGTACAGCCTGGAGATGATCG ACCTCGTCCGTAAGGTGTTTGTTTTCCCAAGAGCATCCAACGACTCTTACGTTATCCTGAAGCCGAAGCCGGAGCAGCCACTGCAGAATTTTACCGTTTGTCTGAGATCCTACACTGACCTGCCCCGGCCGTATGCCCTCTTCTCTTATGCCACCAAGGCCCATGACAACGAGATCCTGCTCTTCAAACCCAAGCCTGGGGAGTACAGGCTATACGTGGGGGGGGAATTTGTGACCTTCAGAGTCCCAGAGACCCGTATGGAGTGGGAGCACGTCTGTGCCGGCTGGGAATCGGCCACGGGCATAGCTGAGTTCTGGGTGAACGGGAAGCCCTTACCCAGGAAGGGTCTGCGGAAAGGCTATTCCATCAGTGCTGAGGCTGTGATCatcctggggcaggagcaggactcCTTCGGGGGCGGGTTTGAACTCCCAGAGTCTTTTGTAGGGGAAATCACAGATGTGTACATGTGGGACCATGTCCTCTATAACATGGAGTCTCTAATGTGGGGTGGGTACTTTTCCCGCTACATCTTTGGCTGGAATAATTTGCACTATGAATTAGTAGGTGATGTGTTCCTGAAACACAAGCTGTTATTCTGA